From the genome of Actinomycetota bacterium, one region includes:
- a CDS encoding SDR family NAD(P)-dependent oxidoreductase, whose translation MSGRLEGRVALVTGAGVGIGRATAVRLARDGATVIATSRTLQHAEATCAEIAAAGPARAEAIALDVADSRRIEEVVRDVADRHGRIDVLVANAGVELPHAPTVEATTDDEWDRVFAVNARGVFAVCRAVLPVMPDGGAIVTVGSMNSFIAWPNDAAYTATKGAVLQFTRALALETAERNIRANCVCPGVIDTPLTRSFLQGDDAVALEREYAEVAPLGRMGTPNEVANCIAFLASDEASFVTGSAMLVDGGTTAR comes from the coding sequence ATGAGCGGTCGGCTGGAAGGACGCGTCGCACTGGTCACGGGAGCGGGGGTCGGCATCGGACGCGCGACGGCCGTGCGCCTGGCCAGGGACGGCGCGACGGTCATCGCGACCTCGCGCACGCTCCAGCACGCCGAAGCCACGTGCGCGGAGATCGCCGCGGCAGGCCCGGCGCGCGCCGAGGCCATCGCGCTCGACGTGGCCGACTCCCGCCGGATCGAGGAGGTGGTGCGCGACGTCGCGGACCGCCACGGCCGCATCGACGTGCTCGTGGCGAACGCAGGCGTCGAACTCCCGCATGCGCCGACCGTCGAGGCGACCACCGACGACGAGTGGGATCGGGTGTTCGCCGTCAACGCCCGCGGGGTGTTCGCCGTGTGCCGGGCGGTCCTGCCGGTGATGCCCGACGGTGGCGCGATCGTCACGGTCGGCTCGATGAACTCGTTCATCGCCTGGCCGAACGACGCCGCCTACACGGCGACGAAGGGAGCCGTGCTGCAGTTCACCCGCGCCCTGGCGTTGGAGACCGCGGAGCGGAACATCCGCGCGAACTGCGTGTGCCCGGGCGTGATCGACACCCCGCTCACGCGATCGTTCCTGCAGGGAGACGACGCGGTCGCACTCGAGCGCGAGTACGCGGAGGTCGCCCCCCTCGGGCGCATGGGCACACCGAACGAGGTCGCGAACTGCATCGCCTTCCTCGCCAGCGACGAGGCGTCGTTCGTGACCGGCTCCGCGATGCTCGTCGACGGCGGCACGACCGCCCGCTGA